A single region of the Triticum urartu cultivar G1812 unplaced genomic scaffold, Tu2.1 TuUngrouped_contig_6459, whole genome shotgun sequence genome encodes:
- the LOC125530643 gene encoding 50S ribosomal protein L31-like: MALSLSTSFLPTPGAAAVARTANRTLRSLVPSQGMRCSMRKKGLHPEIFEDAKVYCNGELVLVTGGTKPEYSVDVWSGNHPYYVGDSSALVVMDSQIEKFRKKWGHVKEYWTKEQWLEMHPDGDPEFEPEDDETRK; the protein is encoded by the exons ATGGCGCTCTCCCTCTCCACCTCCTTCCTCCCGACCCCaggcgccgccgccgtcgcgaGAACCGCAAACCGCACCCTCCGCTCCCTCGTCCCCTCCCAG GGGATGAGGTGCTCGATGCGGAAGAAGGGGCTGCACCCGGAGATCTTCGAGGACGCCAAGGTGTACTGCAACGGTGAGCTGGTGCTGGTGACGGGGGGCACGAAGCCGGAGTACTCGGTGGACGTCTGGTCGGGGAACCACCCCTACTACGTCGGCGACTCCTCGGCGCTGGTCGTCATGGACAGCCAGATCGAGAAGTTCCGCAAGAAGTGGGGGCACGTCAAGGAGTACTGGACCAAGGAGCAGTGGCTGGAGATGCACCCTGACGGCGACCCGGAGTTTGAGCCGGAGGACGACGAGACCCGCAAATGA